One Streptomyces sp. NBC_00554 DNA segment encodes these proteins:
- a CDS encoding TIGR01777 family oxidoreductase, protein MKVVIPGGTGQVGTILNRALTAVGHEVVVLTRRPTRDREIRWDGETLGPWAKEIDGSDIVINLAGRSVSCRYTPANLRAMMDSRVHSTRVVGEAIAAAEQPPPLWLQMSTATVYAHRFDAPNDEATGVIGGTEPGVPDYWAYSVEIAKAWERTQEQAKTPHTRKVALRSAMVMSPDRGGVFDVLLRLARLGLGGPVAGGAQYVSWIHDHDFVRAVEFLAAREDLAGPVNLSAPAPLPQRTFMRALRAAWGVPVGLPATKWMAELGAFALRSDTELLLKSRRVTPGRLLEAGFAFDHPQWPEAAADLTRRLRGGPTPTTKKPSRREGGDLRPRQDSNLRPSA, encoded by the coding sequence ATGAAGGTAGTCATACCCGGAGGGACCGGGCAGGTAGGAACCATCCTGAACCGCGCACTGACCGCCGTGGGCCATGAGGTCGTGGTCCTGACCAGACGGCCGACGCGCGACCGCGAAATCCGCTGGGACGGCGAGACACTGGGCCCCTGGGCCAAGGAGATCGACGGCAGCGACATCGTCATCAACCTCGCCGGACGCAGCGTCAGCTGCCGTTACACCCCGGCCAACCTGCGGGCGATGATGGACTCGCGCGTGCACTCCACCCGGGTCGTCGGTGAGGCCATCGCGGCCGCCGAGCAACCTCCTCCGCTCTGGCTGCAGATGAGCACCGCCACCGTCTACGCCCACCGCTTCGACGCACCCAACGACGAGGCGACCGGCGTGATCGGCGGCACCGAACCCGGCGTCCCGGACTACTGGGCCTACAGCGTCGAGATCGCCAAAGCCTGGGAACGTACGCAAGAACAAGCCAAAACCCCGCACACCCGCAAGGTCGCCCTGCGCTCGGCCATGGTCATGAGCCCCGACCGCGGCGGCGTCTTCGACGTCCTGCTCCGGCTGGCGCGACTCGGCCTCGGCGGCCCGGTCGCGGGCGGCGCCCAGTACGTCTCCTGGATCCACGACCACGACTTCGTCCGCGCAGTCGAATTCCTGGCCGCCCGGGAGGACCTCGCCGGCCCGGTGAACCTCTCCGCCCCCGCCCCGCTCCCGCAGCGCACGTTCATGCGCGCACTGCGCGCCGCCTGGGGTGTCCCCGTGGGCCTGCCCGCAACCAAGTGGATGGCGGAACTGGGCGCGTTCGCCCTGCGCTCGGACACCGAACTCCTGCTGAAGAGCCGCCGCGTCACCCCCGGCCGCCTACTCGAAGCCGGCTTCGCCTTCGACCACCCCCAGTGGCCGGAAGCCGCCGCCGACCTCACACGCCGCCTGCGCGGAGGCCCCACCCCAACCACCAAAAAGCCCTCCCGGAGGGAGGGCGGAGACTTGCGCCCCCGGCAGGACTCGAACCTGCGGCCAAGCGCTTAG
- a CDS encoding MMPL family transporter, with protein MYDRISELALRRGRLVLILTAVAVVAMAVIGFGAFGKLLGGGFEDPSAPSTRAQQLIDEKFGGESNLVLLVRADDGDIGSGAAERAGSALTSDLKGEPTVANVISYWDTGASSLTSRDGNEALVLAHIKGDETEQADNASAIIDEYTGDRDGLTVQAGGAAAVGNEIPSQVAKDLAVAEAIAVPLILILLVIAFGSVVAALIPLVIGLIAIVGTFAELYVLGSLTDVSVFSINLTTALGLGLGIDYALLMISRFREHLAEGAEVPEALRHTVRTAGRTITFAAATVAIALSALLVFPQYFLRSFAYAGIGVVVIAAVSALLVVPALLAVLGHRVNNGRLPWAKTVRSAEAPLWGRLARTVMRRPALTALPVLAILLLAASPLLGVVFGTPDERVLPESAQSRQVATAVQNDFTGSDESAVQIVTTGPVAPAELSAYATDLSRLDGAARVETSAGTFSDGRSTPPGPAAAALGRPDAQRIAVISDLTPHSDEAQNLVTDIRAIDPPAGTEALVGGNDARLIDAKASIADRLPFAIGLVAGTTFVILFLFTGSVVQPLRALVLNGISLTAAIGVMVWIFQDGHLSSLLGFTPQPMDTSMTVLMFCIAFGLSMDYEVFVTSRIKELHDAGADTETAVTSGLSHTGRIVTMAAGLLAVSFFAFGTANVSFIQMFGLGSGLAILIDAVAVRGVLVPAAMRLLGRTAWYAPKPLRAVHERLGISEGGPAEERRAPAKV; from the coding sequence ATGTACGACCGGATTTCGGAGCTTGCCCTCCGCAGGGGGCGGCTCGTACTGATACTCACCGCGGTGGCTGTCGTCGCCATGGCGGTCATCGGCTTCGGGGCGTTCGGCAAGCTCCTGGGCGGCGGCTTCGAGGATCCGAGCGCGCCCTCGACGCGCGCTCAGCAGCTCATCGACGAGAAGTTCGGAGGGGAGAGCAACCTGGTCCTGCTGGTCCGGGCCGACGACGGCGACATCGGCTCCGGCGCCGCCGAGCGCGCCGGCTCCGCCCTCACCTCGGACCTCAAGGGCGAGCCGACCGTGGCGAACGTGATCTCGTACTGGGACACCGGCGCCTCCTCGCTGACCTCCCGGGACGGGAACGAGGCGCTGGTACTGGCCCACATCAAGGGCGACGAGACCGAGCAGGCCGACAACGCCTCGGCGATCATCGACGAGTACACCGGCGACCGCGACGGGCTGACCGTGCAGGCGGGCGGAGCGGCCGCGGTCGGCAACGAGATACCCAGCCAGGTCGCCAAGGACCTCGCGGTGGCCGAGGCGATCGCCGTGCCACTGATCCTCATCCTGCTCGTGATCGCCTTCGGCAGCGTCGTCGCGGCGCTGATTCCGCTGGTCATCGGGCTGATCGCGATCGTCGGCACCTTCGCCGAGCTCTACGTCCTCGGCAGCCTCACCGACGTGTCGGTGTTCTCCATCAACCTCACCACCGCCCTCGGCCTCGGCCTCGGCATCGACTACGCACTGCTCATGATCAGCCGGTTCCGCGAGCACCTCGCGGAGGGCGCCGAGGTCCCCGAAGCGCTCCGGCACACGGTGAGGACGGCCGGGCGGACCATCACCTTCGCCGCGGCGACCGTCGCCATCGCGCTCTCCGCCCTGCTGGTCTTCCCGCAGTACTTCCTGCGCTCGTTCGCCTACGCCGGCATCGGCGTCGTGGTCATCGCAGCCGTCAGCGCCCTGCTGGTCGTACCGGCACTGCTCGCCGTACTCGGCCACCGGGTCAACAACGGCCGGCTGCCCTGGGCGAAGACCGTGCGCAGCGCCGAGGCACCGCTCTGGGGCCGGCTGGCCCGTACGGTCATGCGCAGGCCCGCCCTGACCGCACTGCCGGTCCTCGCGATCCTGCTGCTCGCGGCGAGTCCGCTGCTCGGCGTCGTCTTCGGCACGCCGGACGAGCGGGTGCTGCCGGAGAGCGCGCAGAGCCGGCAGGTCGCCACCGCGGTGCAGAACGACTTCACCGGCAGCGACGAGTCGGCGGTGCAGATCGTCACGACAGGCCCGGTGGCCCCGGCCGAGCTGAGCGCGTACGCGACCGACCTGTCGCGGCTCGACGGCGCGGCCCGTGTGGAGACCTCCGCCGGCACCTTCAGCGACGGCCGGTCCACCCCGCCCGGCCCGGCCGCCGCAGCGCTCGGCCGGCCCGACGCCCAGCGGATCGCCGTGATCAGCGACCTCACTCCCCACTCGGACGAGGCGCAGAACCTGGTCACGGACATTCGGGCCATCGACCCACCCGCCGGGACCGAGGCACTGGTCGGCGGCAACGACGCGCGGCTCATCGACGCCAAGGCCTCGATCGCCGACCGGCTCCCGTTCGCCATCGGCCTCGTGGCGGGCACCACGTTCGTGATCCTCTTCCTCTTCACCGGCAGCGTGGTCCAGCCCCTGCGGGCACTGGTCCTCAACGGCATCAGCCTCACCGCGGCGATCGGCGTCATGGTGTGGATCTTCCAGGACGGCCATCTGTCCTCGCTGCTCGGCTTCACTCCGCAGCCGATGGACACCTCGATGACCGTGCTCATGTTCTGCATCGCCTTCGGACTGTCCATGGACTACGAGGTGTTCGTGACCAGCCGGATCAAGGAGCTGCACGACGCGGGCGCCGACACGGAGACCGCCGTCACCAGCGGGCTCTCCCACACCGGCCGCATCGTGACCATGGCAGCCGGCCTGCTCGCGGTGAGCTTCTTCGCCTTCGGCACGGCCAATGTCAGCTTCATCCAGATGTTCGGGCTGGGCAGCGGCCTGGCGATCCTGATCGACGCGGTGGCCGTACGCGGGGTCCTGGTTCCGGCGGCCATGCGGCTGCTCGGCCGTACGGCCTGGTACGCGCCGAAGCCGCTGCGCGCGGTGCACGAGCGGCTGGGCATCTCCGAGGGCGGGCCCGCCGAGGAGAGGCGGGCACCGGCCAAGGTCTGA
- a CDS encoding TetR/AcrR family transcriptional regulator: MGSITDGKSRYHHGDLRNALIEAALELAAEGGPERVVLREAARSVGVSPTAAYRHFSGQVDLLEAVKTRGQLALADSMVEAVRALPALDDPGEEAVRRTEAIGRGYVRFAIEHPGLYRTAFCRTTPEDGDFAGLEIPEERPEFAAFALLSETLDVLAATGRMRPENRPAAEVAAWSTVHGLSLLILDGPLAHLPADQRDAVIERTLTAIVAGLTR, from the coding sequence ATGGGATCGATCACGGACGGCAAGTCCCGCTACCACCACGGCGACCTGCGCAACGCGCTGATCGAGGCCGCCCTCGAACTCGCGGCCGAAGGCGGCCCCGAACGCGTCGTGCTGCGCGAGGCGGCCCGCAGCGTCGGCGTGTCACCCACCGCCGCGTACCGCCACTTCAGCGGCCAGGTGGACCTCCTGGAGGCCGTGAAGACCCGCGGCCAGCTGGCGCTCGCCGATTCGATGGTCGAGGCCGTACGTGCACTGCCCGCACTCGACGATCCGGGCGAGGAGGCCGTGCGCAGGACCGAGGCGATCGGGCGCGGGTATGTACGTTTCGCGATCGAGCACCCCGGGCTCTACCGCACCGCCTTCTGCCGCACGACACCGGAGGACGGTGACTTCGCCGGCCTCGAAATCCCCGAGGAAAGACCGGAGTTCGCGGCGTTCGCGCTGCTCTCGGAGACGCTCGACGTGCTTGCGGCGACGGGCCGGATGCGGCCGGAGAACCGGCCCGCGGCCGAGGTCGCCGCGTGGTCGACCGTCCACGGCCTGTCGCTGCTCATCCTCGACGGCCCGCTCGCCCACCTGCCCGCCGACCAGCGCGACGCGGTGATCGAGCGCACGCTCACGGCCATCGTCGCGGGGCTTACGCGTTAG
- a CDS encoding DUF1876 domain-containing protein, with protein sequence MTQTAVGWHVELEFEEDAHRTRAAALVRLPDGSEVRAHGYASRHPSDSNQPRVGEEVAGGRALNELAMKLLTKAHDEIDEESGRTSHPLT encoded by the coding sequence ATGACGCAGACCGCTGTCGGATGGCACGTGGAGCTGGAATTCGAGGAAGACGCTCACCGCACGCGCGCCGCCGCACTGGTACGGCTCCCGGACGGGAGCGAGGTGCGCGCCCACGGGTACGCGAGCCGCCACCCCTCCGACTCGAACCAGCCGAGGGTCGGCGAGGAGGTCGCGGGTGGCAGGGCGCTCAACGAACTGGCGATGAAGCTGCTGACCAAGGCGCACGACGAGATCGACGAGGAGTCGGGCAGGACGTCGCATCCGTTGACGTGA
- the ettA gene encoding energy-dependent translational throttle protein EttA, which translates to MAEFIYTMRKTRKAHGDKVILDDVTLSFLPGAKIGVVGPNGAGKSTVLKIMAGLEQPSNGDAFLSPGFSVGILMQEPQLDESKTVLQNVQDGAAELMGKLSRFNEVAELMATDYSDALLDEMGKLQEDLDHANAWDLDAQLEQAMDALGCPPGDWPVTNLSGGEKRRVALCKLLIEAPDLLLLDEPTNHLDAESVNWLEQHLSKYAGAVVAVTHDRYFLNNVAEWILELDRGRAIPYEGNYSTYLEKKSTRLKVEGRKDEKRQKRLKEELEWVRSNAKGRQTKSKARLARYEEMAAEADKMRKLDFEEIQIPPGPRLGSIVVEVNNLSKAFGDKVLIDDLSFTLPRNGIVGVIGPNGAGKTTLFKMIQGLETPDSGAIKVGETVKISYVDQSRANIDPKKTLWAVVSDELDYINVGQVEMPSRAYVSAFGFKGPDQQKPAGVLSGGERNRLNLALTLKEGGNLLLLDEPTNDLDVETLSSLENALLEFPGAAVVISHDRWFLDRVATHILAYEGESKWYWFEGNFESYEKNKVERLGADAVRPHRATYKKLTRG; encoded by the coding sequence TTGGCTGAGTTCATTTACACCATGCGCAAGACGCGCAAGGCGCACGGCGACAAGGTGATTCTTGATGACGTCACCCTGAGCTTCCTGCCCGGAGCGAAGATCGGTGTGGTGGGGCCGAACGGCGCCGGTAAGTCCACCGTTCTCAAGATCATGGCGGGCCTTGAGCAGCCGTCCAACGGTGACGCGTTCCTGTCGCCCGGTTTCAGCGTCGGCATCCTCATGCAGGAGCCGCAGCTGGACGAGTCCAAGACGGTCCTGCAGAACGTCCAGGACGGCGCCGCCGAGCTCATGGGCAAGCTCAGCCGCTTCAACGAGGTCGCCGAGCTGATGGCGACCGACTACTCGGACGCGCTCCTCGACGAGATGGGCAAGCTCCAGGAAGACCTGGACCACGCCAACGCCTGGGACCTCGACGCGCAGCTGGAGCAGGCCATGGACGCGCTGGGCTGCCCGCCCGGCGACTGGCCGGTCACCAACCTCTCCGGTGGTGAGAAGCGCCGCGTAGCGCTCTGCAAGCTGCTGATCGAGGCTCCCGACCTGCTCCTCCTCGACGAGCCCACCAACCACCTCGACGCCGAGTCGGTGAACTGGCTGGAGCAGCACCTCTCGAAGTACGCGGGCGCCGTCGTCGCCGTCACTCACGACCGGTACTTCCTGAACAACGTCGCCGAGTGGATCCTCGAGCTGGACCGCGGCCGCGCGATTCCGTACGAGGGCAACTACTCCACGTACCTCGAGAAGAAGTCCACGCGCCTCAAGGTCGAGGGCCGCAAGGACGAGAAGCGTCAGAAGCGGCTCAAGGAAGAGCTGGAGTGGGTCCGGTCCAACGCCAAGGGCCGTCAGACCAAGTCCAAGGCGCGCCTCGCCCGTTACGAGGAGATGGCAGCCGAGGCCGACAAGATGCGGAAGCTGGACTTCGAGGAGATCCAGATCCCGCCGGGCCCGCGTCTGGGCTCCATCGTCGTCGAGGTCAACAACCTGTCGAAGGCCTTCGGCGACAAGGTCCTCATCGATGACTTGAGCTTCACGCTGCCGCGTAACGGCATCGTCGGGGTCATCGGTCCCAACGGCGCCGGCAAGACCACGCTGTTCAAGATGATCCAGGGTCTGGAGACGCCGGACTCCGGTGCGATCAAGGTCGGCGAGACCGTCAAGATCAGTTACGTCGACCAGAGCCGCGCCAACATCGACCCCAAGAAGACGCTGTGGGCCGTCGTCTCCGACGAGCTCGACTACATCAACGTCGGTCAGGTCGAGATGCCCTCGCGCGCCTATGTGTCCGCCTTCGGCTTCAAGGGCCCGGACCAGCAGAAGCCCGCCGGTGTCCTCTCCGGTGGTGAGCGCAACCGCCTGAACCTGGCGCTGACCCTCAAGGAGGGCGGCAACCTGCTGCTCCTCGACGAGCCCACCAACGACCTCGACGTGGAGACCCTGTCCTCGCTCGAGAACGCGCTGCTCGAGTTCCCCGGCGCGGCCGTGGTCATCTCCCACGACCGCTGGTTCCTGGACCGGGTCGCGACACACATCCTCGCTTACGAGGGCGAGTCGAAGTGGTACTGGTTCGAGGGCAACTTCGAGTCGTACGAGAAGAACAAGGTCGAGCGACTCGGTGCGGACGCGGTGCGCCCGCACCGTGCCACCTACAAGAAGCTGACCCGGGGCTGA
- a CDS encoding thioesterase family protein encodes MRHIYHCPLRWADMDAYGHINNVVFLRYLEEARIDFLFRPEKDFKQGSVVARHEIDYKRQLVHRHTPVDIELWITEIRAASFTITYEVKDPDQVYVRAATVIVPFDFEAQRPRRLTAEEREFLAEYRDDKDEAVAA; translated from the coding sequence TTGCGGCACATCTACCACTGCCCACTGCGCTGGGCGGACATGGACGCGTACGGCCACATCAACAACGTGGTCTTCCTCCGCTATCTCGAGGAAGCACGCATCGACTTCCTGTTCCGCCCGGAGAAGGATTTCAAGCAGGGGTCTGTGGTGGCGCGCCACGAGATCGACTACAAGCGGCAGTTGGTCCACCGGCACACGCCGGTGGACATCGAGCTGTGGATCACGGAGATCCGGGCGGCGTCGTTCACGATCACCTACGAGGTCAAGGACCCCGACCAGGTGTACGTGCGGGCCGCGACGGTGATTGTGCCGTTCGACTTCGAGGCCCAGCGGCCGCGCCGACTCACCGCCGAGGAGCGGGAGTTCCTCGCGGAGTACCGAGACGACAAGGACGAGGCCGTCGCCGCATGA
- a CDS encoding globin, with product MKEIRRGTLQEQTFYEQVGGEETFRRLVHRFYEGVAGDPVLRAMYPEEDLGPAEERFTLFLIQYWGGPTTYSENRGHPRLRMRHAPFAVDQAAHDAWLKHMRVAVDELGLSEEHEHTLWNYLTYAAASMVNTAG from the coding sequence GTGAAAGAGATCCGGCGCGGAACGCTTCAGGAGCAGACCTTCTACGAGCAGGTCGGCGGGGAGGAGACCTTCCGCCGCCTCGTGCACCGTTTCTACGAGGGAGTCGCCGGGGATCCGGTGCTGCGGGCCATGTATCCCGAGGAGGACCTGGGTCCGGCCGAGGAGCGCTTCACGCTGTTCCTCATCCAGTACTGGGGCGGCCCGACGACGTACAGCGAGAACCGCGGCCACCCCCGGCTGCGGATGCGCCACGCCCCCTTCGCCGTCGACCAGGCCGCGCACGACGCCTGGCTCAAGCACATGCGCGTCGCCGTGGACGAGCTCGGCCTCTCCGAGGAGCACGAGCACACGCTGTGGAACTACCTGACGTACGCGGCGGCCTCGATGGTGAACACGGCGGGCTGA
- a CDS encoding methyltransferase domain-containing protein produces the protein MSAHALDQEPDDLAMAARAALVREIDRSGAWDADPVWREAFEAVPRHLFVPYYYVGAVGGFERVWGEDPDPRARERWLRGAYADAPLATRVRDGELLSSSSQPSLMAKMLTELEVEDGDAVLEIGAGTGYNAALLAHRLGDAYVTTVDLDPEITESARRHLAIAGYRPTVVTGDGARGVPERAPFDRIIATCTLTSVPRAWLPQCSPGARILAPLATGLITLRVRDGEYAEGRFLHTPAYFVPLRGDTRPEPEEPHLGGLPPRARSHELFRFLLTLTAGSLDPYEAYALWEREEQPVRERYGITVDGERVWAWLDDPEGPYTWPLP, from the coding sequence ATGAGCGCGCACGCTCTCGACCAGGAGCCCGACGACCTCGCCATGGCGGCGCGGGCGGCGCTGGTGCGTGAGATCGACAGAAGCGGGGCCTGGGACGCCGATCCGGTCTGGCGGGAGGCGTTCGAGGCGGTGCCGCGCCATCTCTTCGTGCCGTACTACTACGTCGGGGCCGTGGGCGGCTTCGAGCGGGTGTGGGGCGAGGACCCCGACCCCAGGGCCCGGGAGCGCTGGCTGCGCGGCGCGTACGCGGACGCCCCGCTGGCCACCCGGGTGCGGGACGGCGAGCTGCTCTCGTCCAGCAGCCAGCCCTCGCTGATGGCGAAGATGCTGACGGAGCTGGAGGTGGAGGACGGGGACGCCGTGCTGGAGATCGGGGCCGGGACCGGGTACAACGCGGCTCTGCTCGCCCACCGGCTCGGCGACGCGTACGTGACCACCGTCGACCTCGACCCGGAGATCACCGAGTCCGCGCGCCGCCATCTGGCCATCGCCGGCTACCGGCCGACCGTCGTCACCGGGGACGGCGCCCGCGGAGTCCCGGAGCGCGCCCCCTTCGACCGGATCATCGCCACCTGCACGCTGACCTCGGTGCCGCGCGCCTGGCTGCCCCAGTGCAGCCCCGGCGCCCGTATCCTCGCGCCGCTGGCCACCGGCCTGATCACCTTGCGGGTACGGGACGGCGAGTACGCCGAAGGGCGCTTCCTGCACACGCCCGCCTACTTCGTGCCGTTGCGCGGCGACACCCGGCCCGAGCCGGAGGAGCCGCACCTGGGCGGGCTGCCGCCCCGGGCCAGGAGCCACGAGCTGTTCCGGTTCCTGCTGACCCTGACCGCGGGCAGCCTGGATCCGTACGAGGCGTACGCGCTGTGGGAGCGCGAGGAGCAGCCGGTGCGCGAGCGGTACGGGATCACGGTCGACGGCGAGCGGGTGTGGGCGTGGCTGGACGACCCCGAGGGGCCGTACACCTGGCCGCTGCCGTGA
- a CDS encoding FHA domain-containing protein, with amino-acid sequence MPTCPNGHQSGSDDWCEVCGHRMAGAVPPPPPPPPPAAGYGYPGSPPPPGAGGPGGPGGRPHLSAVPDHPAPELCPQCRTPREGAAPFCEQCRWNFLTNTATSYTPAAPRPQAPMPGAPGGPGGPGGPGGPGGPNPAQRFQQGPPTGAGHGQDPFEYQSSRPSQMNRPAEPIPPGPPGPYGGGPSPFGGDPSRPVPPPPGPTPGAPQAFTQQPASPGYPQGAPPAQGGPSFGGGDDDWVISPPSAGSPGGPGTQAGPGRPNGPGPAQGGGYGYPQPGTTQAPPGPSYQQSLNWTATIGPDREYFMAMMQRSGPEAAGLNLPAYSPEQQRPLTGNQMTIGRRRHSTGESPDIDLSVPPEDPGVSHQHAVLVQQPDGSWAVVDQNSTNGTTVNGGEEPIQPFVPVPLQDGDRVHVGAWTTITIRRG; translated from the coding sequence ATGCCGACCTGCCCGAACGGACACCAGTCGGGTTCCGACGACTGGTGCGAGGTCTGCGGTCACCGCATGGCCGGTGCCGTGCCCCCGCCCCCTCCGCCACCGCCGCCCGCCGCCGGGTACGGCTATCCCGGCTCGCCTCCGCCGCCCGGCGCCGGAGGCCCTGGCGGCCCCGGAGGGCGCCCGCATCTCTCCGCCGTGCCCGACCACCCCGCGCCGGAGCTCTGCCCGCAGTGCCGTACGCCCCGTGAGGGCGCGGCGCCGTTCTGCGAGCAGTGCCGGTGGAACTTCCTGACCAATACGGCGACCTCGTACACGCCCGCCGCGCCGCGTCCGCAGGCCCCCATGCCCGGGGCTCCTGGTGGTCCCGGCGGACCTGGTGGCCCCGGTGGCCCTGGTGGCCCGAATCCGGCGCAGCGGTTCCAGCAGGGGCCGCCCACCGGAGCCGGGCACGGTCAGGACCCGTTCGAGTACCAGAGCTCGCGGCCCTCGCAGATGAACCGCCCCGCCGAACCGATTCCGCCGGGTCCGCCCGGCCCGTACGGCGGCGGCCCCTCGCCCTTCGGCGGCGACCCCTCCCGCCCGGTCCCGCCGCCCCCCGGGCCCACGCCCGGCGCCCCGCAGGCCTTCACACAGCAGCCTGCCTCCCCCGGGTACCCCCAGGGCGCCCCGCCGGCGCAGGGCGGCCCGTCCTTCGGCGGCGGTGACGACGACTGGGTGATCTCCCCGCCGTCGGCAGGCAGCCCCGGCGGACCGGGTACGCAGGCCGGTCCCGGCCGCCCGAACGGTCCCGGCCCGGCCCAGGGCGGCGGCTACGGCTACCCGCAGCCCGGCACGACCCAGGCCCCGCCCGGCCCGTCCTACCAGCAGTCGCTCAACTGGACCGCGACGATCGGTCCCGACCGCGAGTACTTCATGGCGATGATGCAGCGCTCGGGCCCCGAGGCCGCGGGCCTGAACCTGCCCGCGTACTCACCGGAGCAGCAGCGCCCGCTCACCGGCAACCAGATGACGATCGGCCGCCGCCGGCACTCCACCGGCGAGTCCCCCGACATCGACCTGTCGGTGCCCCCGGAGGACCCGGGCGTCTCCCACCAGCACGCGGTCCTGGTCCAGCAGCCGGACGGCAGCTGGGCGGTCGTCGACCAGAACTCCACCAACGGGACCACGGTGAACGGCGGCGAGGAGCCCATCCAGCCCTTCGTGCCGGTACCGCTCCAGGACGGGGACCGGGTGCACGTGGGCGCCTGGACGACGATCACGATCAGGCGCGGCTAG
- a CDS encoding VWA domain-containing protein, whose protein sequence is MANFSKSNVPQFSVDVYQNEYLPDGAREVNAIVTVSATGGGTIGSAVAAPHLYTAGQAPDAAVAIMVDCSGSMDYPPTKMRGARDATAAAIDSVRDGVHFAVIGGTHVAKEVYPGGGRLAVADTATRDQAKQALRKLSAGGGTAIGTWLRLADRLLSSADVSIRHGILLTDGRNEHESPEDLKAALDSCAGRFTCDARGVGTDWEVKEVTGIASALLGTADIVADPAALAADFTHMMETAMGKEVADVALRLWTPVGTEIKFVKQVAPTVEELTGRRTEAGPRAGDYPTGSWGDESRDYHVCVEVPSAGIGQEMLAARVSLVIPQSDGSVQNLGAQGLVRAVWTDDMAASTSINPQVAHYTGQAELAQVIQQGLDARKVGDVDGATAKLGRAVQLASASGNADTAKLLAKVVDVVDAAAGTVRLKARVEEADEMTLETRSTKTVRVKK, encoded by the coding sequence ATGGCCAATTTCTCGAAGTCGAACGTGCCGCAGTTCTCGGTCGACGTCTACCAGAACGAGTACCTTCCCGACGGCGCCCGCGAGGTCAACGCGATCGTCACGGTGAGCGCGACGGGCGGCGGCACCATCGGAAGCGCGGTCGCCGCGCCCCACCTGTACACCGCCGGGCAGGCCCCGGACGCGGCCGTGGCGATCATGGTCGACTGTTCGGGCTCGATGGACTACCCGCCGACCAAGATGCGGGGCGCCCGCGACGCGACGGCCGCCGCGATCGACTCCGTACGCGACGGCGTGCACTTCGCGGTGATCGGCGGCACCCATGTCGCCAAGGAGGTCTACCCGGGCGGCGGCCGGCTCGCGGTCGCCGACACGGCGACCCGCGACCAGGCCAAGCAGGCACTGCGCAAGCTGAGCGCGGGCGGCGGTACGGCGATCGGCACCTGGCTGCGCCTCGCCGACCGTCTGCTGTCCTCGGCGGACGTCTCGATCCGGCACGGCATCCTGCTCACCGACGGCCGCAACGAACACGAGTCACCGGAGGACCTGAAGGCCGCCCTGGACTCCTGCGCCGGGCGCTTCACCTGTGACGCGCGCGGTGTCGGCACGGACTGGGAGGTCAAGGAGGTCACCGGGATCGCCTCGGCGCTGCTCGGCACCGCCGACATCGTCGCCGACCCGGCCGCCCTGGCCGCCGACTTCACGCACATGATGGAGACGGCCATGGGCAAGGAGGTCGCGGACGTCGCGCTGCGGCTGTGGACGCCCGTCGGCACGGAGATCAAGTTCGTCAAGCAGGTCGCCCCCACGGTCGAGGAGTTGACCGGCCGCCGCACCGAGGCCGGCCCGCGCGCCGGGGACTACCCGACCGGATCCTGGGGCGACGAGTCCCGCGACTACCACGTGTGCGTGGAGGTCCCCTCGGCCGGCATCGGCCAGGAGATGCTGGCCGCCCGGGTCTCGCTGGTGATCCCGCAGAGCGACGGAAGCGTGCAGAACCTCGGCGCGCAGGGCCTCGTACGGGCGGTGTGGACCGACGACATGGCGGCTTCCACGTCGATCAATCCGCAGGTCGCGCACTACACAGGTCAGGCGGAACTGGCACAAGTCATCCAACAGGGCCTGGATGCACGCAAAGTGGGAGATGTCGACGGAGCAACGGCCAAGCTGGGCCGGGCCGTTCAGCTCGCCAGCGCCTCGGGCAACGCCGATACTGCGAAACTGCTTGCGAAGGTGGTCGACGTTGTCGATGCCGCTGCAGGTACTGTGCGATTGAAGGCAAGGGTCGAGGAAGCAGACGAAATGACCCTTGAGACACGGTCCACAAAGACTGTTCGTGTAAAGAAGTAA